A portion of the Thermosediminibacter oceani DSM 16646 genome contains these proteins:
- the mreB gene encoding rod shape-determining protein MreB, whose translation MDIGIDLGTASILVYVRGKGIVLQEPSVVALDKDTGEVLAVGEQARKMIGRTPGNIVAIRPLRAGVIADYTVTELMLKHFLKKVIQRKLFRPRVMVCVPAVITEVEKRAVIEAATAAGARQTFLIEEPIAAAIGAGLDISKPVGSMVVDIGGGTTDIAVLSLGGIVCGTSIRVAGDMFDEAIVKYVKKEFNLAIGERTAEEVKISLATVFPDADSSKSLEIRGRSLISGLPQTVTITARQTCEALQEPVERIIEAIFSVLEKTPPELAADISERGIVMTGGGSLLNGLDKLIAQRTNMPVYVAEDAVSCVALGAGKALECLDMLGPNAVYKK comes from the coding sequence ATGGATATTGGTATAGACCTGGGAACAGCATCCATACTGGTGTACGTGCGGGGGAAGGGCATCGTCCTCCAGGAACCTTCTGTGGTAGCTTTGGACAAGGATACGGGCGAAGTACTGGCTGTCGGGGAACAGGCAAGAAAGATGATCGGCAGGACTCCCGGCAATATTGTGGCCATAAGGCCCCTGCGGGCGGGAGTAATTGCCGATTATACTGTAACGGAGCTGATGCTCAAGCATTTTCTGAAAAAGGTCATCCAGCGGAAACTGTTCCGCCCCAGGGTTATGGTGTGCGTGCCAGCGGTGATAACCGAAGTGGAAAAGAGGGCGGTTATCGAAGCAGCTACTGCTGCCGGAGCAAGGCAGACCTTTCTCATCGAGGAGCCTATAGCGGCGGCGATAGGGGCGGGTCTTGATATATCCAAACCGGTGGGCAGCATGGTCGTCGACATCGGCGGCGGGACCACCGACATCGCCGTACTTTCCTTAGGGGGCATCGTGTGCGGGACCTCCATCAGGGTAGCCGGGGATATGTTCGACGAAGCCATAGTGAAGTATGTAAAAAAGGAGTTTAATCTCGCTATCGGCGAGCGCACCGCCGAGGAAGTGAAAATCTCCTTAGCCACAGTATTTCCCGATGCCGATTCATCGAAGTCTCTGGAGATCAGGGGCAGGAGCCTCATAAGCGGGCTCCCCCAGACCGTAACGATCACCGCCCGGCAGACGTGCGAAGCTCTACAGGAGCCTGTAGAAAGGATAATCGAGGCTATATTCAGCGTGCTGGAAAAGACGCCTCCGGAACTGGCGGCGGATATCAGCGAACGCGGAATAGTCATGACCGGAGGCGGTTCTCTGCTTAACGGTCTGGACAAGCTCATAGCTCAAAGGACCAACATGCCGGTTTACGTGGCGGAAGACGCCGTTTCATGTGTCGCCCTTGGGGCCGGCAAGGCGTTGGAATGCCTCGACATGCTGGGACCCAACGCTGTCTATAAAAAGTGA
- the murA gene encoding UDP-N-acetylglucosamine 1-carboxyvinyltransferase, translated as MSSFIIEGGECLKGTVRTSSAKNAVLPVMAASLLAEGECVIEDVPELEDVRVMREVLSALGARCETKEGSLRIIPDNIDTCEAPYELVRKMRASFLVMGPLLAKYGWAKISLPGGCAIGSRPIDLHLKGFTALGAEINLGHGSVEARCEKLKGSVIYLDFPSVGATENIMMAAALAEGQTVIENAAKEPEIVDLANFLNSMGAYIRGAGTDVIKIEGVRNLKGISYTVIPDRIEAGTFLIAGAITNGDVLVENVVSEHLKPLIAKLIECGAEVIEGEDGIRVVGRGRPNPVDVKTMPYPGFPTDMQAQMMAYLSLCTGTSMVTETVFENRFMHVEELKRMGAKIKIEGKSAIVEGVEKLSGAPVKATDLRAGAALILAGLAAEGTTEVMNAYHVDRGYENIVEKFQALGAKIKRAE; from the coding sequence TTGTCGAGCTTTATTATAGAAGGTGGAGAGTGCCTTAAGGGGACCGTCCGGACCAGCAGTGCCAAAAACGCCGTGCTTCCCGTAATGGCTGCTTCTCTGCTGGCGGAGGGCGAGTGCGTGATCGAAGACGTCCCCGAGCTTGAAGATGTCAGGGTGATGAGGGAAGTGCTTTCGGCCCTCGGAGCCAGGTGTGAAACAAAAGAGGGTTCGTTAAGAATAATTCCCGATAATATAGATACCTGTGAGGCCCCTTACGAACTTGTGAGGAAAATGAGGGCTTCTTTTTTGGTGATGGGTCCGCTGCTGGCCAAATACGGCTGGGCCAAGATATCGTTGCCCGGCGGCTGTGCCATCGGTAGCCGGCCTATTGACCTGCACCTGAAAGGCTTTACCGCCCTGGGGGCCGAGATAAACCTGGGGCACGGTTCCGTAGAAGCCAGGTGCGAAAAGTTGAAGGGCAGCGTAATATACCTGGACTTCCCCAGCGTCGGGGCCACCGAGAATATAATGATGGCAGCCGCTCTGGCCGAAGGGCAGACCGTCATAGAAAATGCGGCCAAGGAGCCGGAAATAGTGGACCTGGCCAATTTCCTCAATTCCATGGGGGCTTACATAAGGGGTGCAGGTACCGATGTAATAAAGATCGAAGGCGTCAGGAACCTGAAGGGGATTTCGTATACGGTTATACCGGACCGGATTGAGGCGGGTACTTTCCTGATCGCCGGAGCCATTACCAACGGAGACGTGCTGGTGGAGAACGTGGTGTCCGAACACCTGAAGCCCCTTATTGCCAAGCTCATCGAGTGCGGAGCTGAGGTGATCGAGGGCGAGGACGGCATAAGGGTTGTGGGAAGGGGTAGACCCAATCCCGTAGATGTGAAGACAATGCCCTATCCCGGCTTTCCTACCGACATGCAGGCGCAGATGATGGCTTATCTAAGCCTGTGCACCGGCACCAGCATGGTAACCGAGACCGTTTTTGAAAACCGCTTCATGCACGTGGAGGAATTAAAGCGCATGGGCGCGAAAATAAAGATAGAGGGCAAGAGCGCTATAGTAGAAGGGGTTGAAAAACTTTCCGGTGCTCCGGTGAAAGCCACAGACCTTCGAGCCGGAGCCGCCCTTATTCTGGCAGGCCTGGCGGCTGAAGGGACCACCGAGGTCATGAACGCCTATCACGTGGACAGAGGCTACGAAAACATAGTGGAAAAATTCCAAGCTTTAGGAGCGAAAATAAAGAGAGCCGAATAA
- the flgG gene encoding flagellar basal-body rod protein FlgG has translation MMRALWSASSGMLAQQLNVDVISNNLANVNTTGYKKSRVEFKDLLYETLRRPDVFQPGQGNPVGLQVGHGVRPASTTRFFTEGNLQQTGNTFDLAIEGEGFFVVERPDGSRAFTRDGSFKVSIDGDDRYLVTSEGYYVLDTDEDYISIPEDLTDINISANGTITGRDADGNIEEIGTIALARFLNPEGLLAVGNNLFEQTAASGEYQLKEDPNEPGFGTILQGFLEMSNVQVVDEMVNLIVAQRAYEINTKAIQTADEMLGQANNLRR, from the coding sequence ATGATGCGAGCGCTCTGGAGCGCGAGCTCGGGTATGCTTGCCCAGCAGCTCAACGTCGACGTGATTTCAAATAACCTGGCAAACGTAAACACCACCGGCTACAAGAAAAGCAGGGTGGAGTTTAAAGATCTGCTATACGAAACTTTACGGAGGCCCGACGTTTTTCAACCCGGACAGGGAAATCCGGTGGGACTGCAGGTGGGACACGGTGTAAGGCCCGCCTCGACTACCCGCTTTTTTACCGAGGGCAACCTCCAGCAGACTGGAAACACCTTCGATCTGGCCATCGAGGGAGAAGGTTTCTTCGTGGTGGAAAGGCCCGACGGAAGCAGGGCTTTTACCAGGGATGGATCCTTTAAAGTATCCATAGACGGTGACGACAGGTACCTGGTCACGTCGGAAGGGTATTACGTGCTCGACACCGATGAGGATTACATATCGATACCCGAAGACCTTACGGATATAAACATATCGGCCAACGGCACCATTACGGGCCGCGATGCGGACGGTAATATTGAGGAAATCGGAACTATCGCACTGGCCAGGTTTTTAAACCCCGAAGGCCTGCTGGCCGTGGGGAACAACCTTTTTGAGCAGACGGCCGCATCGGGAGAATACCAGCTGAAAGAGGACCCAAACGAACCCGGATTCGGCACCATACTGCAGGGCTTCCTGGAGATGTCCAACGTGCAGGTTGTGGATGAGATGGTGAATCTAATCGTAGCCCAGAGGGCTTATGAAATAAATACTAAGGCCATCCAGACCGCCGACGAAATGCTGGGCCAAGCCAATAATCTTAGGAGATAG
- a CDS encoding YwmB family TATA-box binding protein: MKFMKIALIGLIFLTVPVVSLSMAQEDLLLEAFTATGARPEAFDVTDWSVINRKFMDFSDMKHIAENVLRIFGASRKNFTSTQESDDMYRIINLKGMLDDDTHLQVIVQSVKLPEEYEKEPQTYLVVNVTGGDVEKIKVIKKKVMEAVNSSGGHSRISTCFTGSFYGKLSQIEQEEIIDKIREKLDIKEFEKMQDLEMQSFVGYSPLISDGIEIMGKNYNVNVAMRYSAVDGKTYIWMGVPVISIEY; encoded by the coding sequence AATTTATGAAAATAGCCCTCATAGGACTCATTTTTCTAACAGTCCCCGTCGTCTCCCTCAGTATGGCACAGGAAGACCTTTTGTTGGAGGCCTTTACTGCTACCGGCGCCCGTCCGGAAGCTTTCGATGTGACAGACTGGTCGGTAATTAATAGAAAATTTATGGATTTTTCAGATATGAAGCATATCGCGGAAAATGTACTCCGTATATTCGGCGCAAGTAGGAAGAATTTCACTTCAACGCAGGAATCCGACGATATGTACAGAATAATAAACCTTAAAGGTATGCTGGATGACGATACCCACCTGCAGGTAATAGTGCAGTCGGTAAAACTTCCCGAGGAATACGAAAAGGAACCGCAGACTTATCTAGTGGTAAACGTCACCGGTGGGGATGTTGAAAAAATCAAGGTCATAAAAAAGAAGGTTATGGAAGCGGTGAACTCGAGCGGCGGGCATTCAAGAATTTCCACTTGCTTTACCGGGTCATTTTATGGTAAACTTAGTCAGATAGAGCAGGAAGAGATTATCGATAAGATACGGGAAAAGCTCGATATAAAGGAATTCGAAAAGATGCAGGATCTCGAGATGCAAAGTTTCGTAGGATACAGCCCGCTCATTTCCGACGGCATTGAAATCATGGGCAAGAATTACAACGTAAATGTCGCTATGAGGTACAGCGCCGTTGACGGCAAAACCTATATCTGGATGGGGGTACCCGTTATTTCGATCGAATATTAG
- a CDS encoding AIR synthase related protein codes for MPYKNAAAPNRDVALVEIQPGIYLAVACDSAGGIGEKERDVVKVPPYITGRFTCRVALMELLAIGADPLAVTATICSEPSPTGEGLLKGITDELSASCLNIPVTISTEKNIPTCQTGLGVTAVGLVKEKGLRMGRTKSGDGIYCLGVPKVGNEVSLDDPEIADTGAVKRLLGLSEVHDIIPVGSRGIKGEVEHLARVSGLSVQWEARLPVNTEKSAGPATCVVFTAPKAPEIKGPTPVFRLGALL; via the coding sequence ATGCCCTATAAAAACGCAGCCGCACCGAATAGGGACGTGGCCCTGGTGGAGATTCAGCCCGGGATATATCTTGCCGTTGCCTGCGATTCCGCGGGAGGCATCGGGGAGAAGGAAAGGGATGTGGTGAAGGTGCCGCCTTACATCACCGGCAGGTTCACCTGCCGTGTGGCGCTGATGGAACTGCTGGCAATAGGTGCGGACCCCCTGGCCGTCACCGCAACTATATGCAGCGAACCGTCGCCAACGGGCGAAGGGCTGCTGAAGGGCATCACCGACGAACTTTCCGCGTCCTGCCTTAATATACCCGTCACCATCAGCACCGAAAAGAACATCCCTACCTGCCAGACCGGGCTGGGCGTAACTGCCGTCGGCCTCGTTAAAGAAAAGGGGCTGCGCATGGGGAGGACAAAATCGGGGGACGGGATTTACTGCCTCGGCGTTCCGAAGGTGGGAAACGAGGTCAGCCTCGATGACCCCGAAATAGCCGATACCGGTGCTGTGAAGCGGCTTTTAGGCCTTTCGGAAGTGCACGATATAATTCCGGTGGGCTCAAGAGGGATCAAAGGTGAGGTGGAACACCTGGCGCGGGTGTCTGGGCTTTCGGTGCAGTGGGAGGCTCGTTTACCCGTAAATACGGAAAAATCGGCGGGACCTGCTACGTGTGTCGTTTTTACCGCGCCTAAGGCGCCGGAAATAAAGGGCCCCACCCCGGTTTTCCGGCTGGGGGCTCTCCTCTGA
- the spoIIID gene encoding sporulation transcriptional regulator SpoIIID: MRDYMRERILEIAAYIIETKATVRQAAKIFGVSKSTVHKDMTERLPEINPEKAKLVKEVLEFNKAERHIRGGRATRRKYLNINK; this comes from the coding sequence GTGAGGGATTACATGAGGGAAAGGATTCTAGAAATTGCGGCGTATATAATCGAAACCAAGGCCACCGTAAGGCAGGCCGCTAAAATATTCGGTGTCAGCAAGAGCACGGTGCATAAGGACATGACCGAAAGACTTCCGGAGATAAACCCCGAAAAGGCGAAATTAGTAAAGGAGGTGCTGGAATTCAATAAGGCTGAAAGGCACATCAGGGGAGGAAGGGCTACCAGGAGGAAGTATCTAAATATTAACAAATAA
- the spoIID gene encoding stage II sporulation protein D, protein MRNAAYYLIFFIFFVVIILPAFVAKSCNVLLPERPGEREKVEKPGELMVSLYVTSQKKIEKIPLEEYVKGVVAAEMPAGFKMEALKAQAVAARTYAYKRLRSLGGSGCSLHPEADICDDPTHCQAWITKTEMLRKWGIFAFYHYYSKISQAVNSTAGMVILYQGNPIDPLFFSTSNGKTENSEDVWGKYVPYLRSVTSPGEEISPRFVSVKEIPVEEVVSKLQAKWPDIVIDPKHPERQWKVLEVSEGGRIKTMQVGNKVIKGTEFRMLFELNSTDIKWERSGNNIKFTCKGYGHGVGMSQYGANAMADKGSNYVDILKHYYSGVEIQKINAGSN, encoded by the coding sequence ATGAGAAACGCCGCATATTACCTCATTTTTTTTATATTCTTCGTCGTAATTATCCTCCCGGCTTTTGTAGCGAAGAGCTGCAACGTCCTTCTACCGGAAAGACCCGGGGAGCGCGAAAAAGTGGAAAAGCCCGGTGAACTGATGGTCTCACTCTACGTGACCTCCCAAAAGAAGATAGAGAAGATTCCCCTCGAGGAGTACGTGAAGGGAGTGGTGGCGGCCGAAATGCCGGCCGGATTTAAAATGGAAGCCCTGAAGGCTCAGGCCGTTGCTGCCAGGACCTACGCGTATAAAAGGTTAAGATCGCTAGGAGGGAGCGGGTGCAGCCTGCACCCGGAAGCAGATATATGCGATGACCCCACCCACTGTCAGGCCTGGATAACAAAGACAGAGATGCTGAGAAAATGGGGGATTTTCGCTTTCTACCACTACTACAGCAAGATCTCGCAGGCGGTAAACAGTACCGCCGGCATGGTGATTCTTTACCAGGGCAACCCCATCGATCCCCTTTTTTTCTCCACCAGTAACGGAAAGACCGAAAACTCCGAAGACGTGTGGGGTAAATACGTGCCCTATCTCAGGAGCGTGACAAGTCCCGGCGAGGAGATCTCGCCACGGTTCGTATCGGTAAAAGAGATCCCGGTGGAGGAAGTGGTGAGCAAGCTGCAGGCAAAATGGCCTGATATTGTAATCGACCCAAAACACCCCGAACGCCAGTGGAAGGTACTGGAAGTGAGTGAAGGCGGCCGGATAAAAACCATGCAGGTTGGAAACAAAGTAATAAAAGGCACGGAATTCCGCATGCTTTTCGAACTTAATTCAACGGATATAAAGTGGGAACGATCGGGCAACAACATTAAATTCACCTGCAAAGGATACGGCCATGGAGTGGGCATGAGCCAGTACGGCGCCAACGCCATGGCCGATAAGGGATCGAACTATGTGGATATTCTCAAGCATTATTACAGCGGAGTGGAGATTCAGAAAATAAATGCCGGTTCGAATTAG
- the flgF gene encoding flagellar basal-body rod protein FlgF — translation MIRGLYTSASGMLAEMARTDVISNNLANINTTGFKKDRAVFRAFPEMNIHRYDDPQPVGAGFVIDPVPYIGVLGTGAGLDEIRVDFTQGRIEMTSNPLDLAIEDTAAGETSFFEIQTPAGIRYTRDGSFTINADGFLVTREGYYVMGENGPINLRNGSKVEINTEGEVYLDGLMVDRLRIAAFPAGLSLEKQGDNLYRAQGVPLPANARIIQGALERANVNAVSEMVNLISAFRAYEANQRMVRAHDDTLAGAVNEIAKI, via the coding sequence ATGATAAGGGGACTTTATACTTCCGCCTCGGGCATGCTGGCGGAGATGGCAAGGACCGATGTCATCTCTAACAACCTGGCAAACATAAACACCACGGGGTTTAAGAAGGACAGGGCCGTGTTCAGGGCTTTTCCGGAGATGAACATCCACCGCTATGACGACCCTCAGCCGGTAGGGGCCGGATTCGTAATCGATCCGGTGCCGTATATAGGCGTTCTCGGGACGGGCGCCGGGCTGGACGAAATCCGCGTGGATTTCACCCAGGGCCGGATAGAAATGACCTCCAACCCCCTGGACCTGGCCATAGAGGATACTGCCGCAGGAGAGACATCTTTTTTTGAAATCCAGACCCCGGCGGGGATCCGTTACACCAGGGACGGCAGTTTTACCATCAATGCTGATGGATTCCTGGTAACCCGGGAAGGTTATTACGTAATGGGCGAAAACGGCCCGATAAACTTGAGGAACGGCAGTAAGGTCGAGATAAATACCGAGGGAGAGGTGTATCTCGACGGCTTAATGGTGGACAGGCTCCGAATTGCGGCTTTTCCGGCGGGCTTGTCTTTAGAAAAACAGGGCGACAACCTTTACAGGGCTCAGGGCGTGCCTTTACCGGCCAATGCGCGGATAATTCAGGGGGCCCTGGAGCGTGCCAACGTAAACGCCGTTTCCGAGATGGTAAACCTCATATCGGCCTTCAGGGCGTACGAAGCAAACCAGAGAATGGTGAGAGCCCACGATGACACGCTGGCCGGTGCTGTAAACGAAATCGCGAAGATATAA
- a CDS encoding rod-binding protein: MKVEPLNSAAMSVEAERQKAELKKACKQFEAIFLRYLLKEMRQTVPKTGFFEQGLAFDIVQSMHDDALAEQLSGNNGIGIAEQLYRQLSKYV, from the coding sequence TTGAAAGTTGAACCTTTAAACTCCGCCGCTATGTCCGTTGAAGCCGAAAGACAGAAAGCCGAACTGAAAAAGGCGTGCAAACAATTCGAGGCAATCTTTTTGAGATACCTCTTAAAAGAGATGCGACAAACCGTGCCGAAGACGGGATTTTTTGAACAGGGCTTGGCCTTCGATATAGTTCAGTCCATGCATGATGATGCCCTGGCCGAGCAACTTTCCGGGAATAACGGGATAGGAATTGCGGAACAATTGTACAGGCAGCTCTCCAAATACGTATAA
- a CDS encoding M23 family metallopeptidase codes for MFRIRQSIIEFFSKMQKMWKKISLKRFLLVAFLAVLFTVNGAFWYIRFFDKGQQQPEDYAVPKEWEIDLNEVKIPDKAEGEQEVEQEPAVEPGRGEPVEPAPGSQDIPPANTAEEKESEKTAEAGIAKEVFAANPATMTMPVVGKIITEYSSDGLVYSKTLEQWCAHKGLDIAADEGTPVKAAMDGTVVEVRNSDPKLGVVVVLDHGNGIKTLYGNLMSDNLVQKGKRVKKGDIIGGVGKTAPYEIEDPPHLHFEVLKGTESVDPRHFLPDI; via the coding sequence ATGTTCCGCATCCGGCAGTCCATCATAGAATTTTTCTCCAAGATGCAAAAAATGTGGAAGAAAATATCCTTAAAAAGGTTTTTACTCGTGGCATTTCTGGCGGTGCTTTTTACTGTTAACGGAGCCTTCTGGTATATTAGGTTTTTCGACAAAGGCCAACAGCAGCCGGAAGATTACGCTGTTCCTAAGGAATGGGAAATCGATCTTAATGAAGTAAAAATACCTGATAAGGCCGAAGGTGAACAGGAAGTTGAACAGGAGCCGGCGGTGGAACCCGGTAGGGGAGAGCCGGTTGAACCGGCTCCCGGTTCTCAGGATATCCCGCCCGCGAATACCGCTGAGGAAAAGGAAAGCGAAAAAACCGCCGAAGCCGGTATTGCTAAAGAAGTTTTTGCCGCAAATCCCGCGACAATGACCATGCCGGTGGTGGGAAAAATCATAACGGAGTATTCTTCCGACGGACTGGTATATTCAAAGACCCTGGAGCAGTGGTGTGCCCATAAGGGTTTGGATATTGCGGCGGATGAGGGCACGCCGGTCAAAGCGGCAATGGATGGAACGGTAGTCGAGGTGCGAAACTCCGATCCAAAGCTGGGTGTGGTCGTTGTATTAGACCATGGAAACGGCATCAAGACTCTCTACGGCAATCTGATGTCTGACAACTTAGTGCAGAAAGGAAAGCGAGTTAAAAAAGGCGACATCATAGGGGGCGTCGGTAAGACGGCACCCTATGAGATAGAAGATCCTCCCCACCTTCACTTCGAGGTTCTGAAAGGAACCGAGAGCGTTGATCCAAGGCACTTTCTCCCCGATATTTAA
- the fabZ gene encoding 3-hydroxyacyl-ACP dehydratase FabZ, with protein sequence MLGVEEIQKIIPHRYPFLLVDRILEMEPGRKAVGVKNVTANEHFFAGHFPGRPIMPGVLIVEALAQVGACAILSAEENKGKLALFAGIDGMRFKRQVVPGDVLTLEVEIIKLKGPVGKGKARATVNGETAAEGELMFALV encoded by the coding sequence ATGCTGGGAGTCGAAGAAATTCAAAAGATAATACCCCACAGATATCCCTTTTTGCTGGTGGACAGGATCCTTGAAATGGAGCCCGGCAGGAAAGCCGTCGGGGTTAAAAATGTAACCGCCAACGAGCACTTTTTTGCCGGGCATTTCCCCGGTAGGCCCATCATGCCGGGAGTGCTAATAGTAGAAGCTCTGGCTCAGGTGGGCGCCTGCGCCATACTGAGCGCCGAAGAGAACAAAGGGAAACTCGCGCTGTTTGCCGGTATCGACGGCATGAGGTTTAAAAGACAGGTGGTACCGGGGGATGTACTCACCCTGGAAGTGGAGATAATAAAGCTCAAGGGCCCCGTAGGCAAGGGAAAGGCAAGAGCCACCGTCAACGGTGAAACCGCCGCCGAAGGGGAGCTCATGTTCGCCCTGGTTTAA